One stretch of Muribaculum intestinale DNA includes these proteins:
- a CDS encoding adenylate kinase, which yields MFNIVIFGAPGSGKGTQSDKLIEEYGLYHISTGEVLRDHIARGTELGKIADSYISQGQLIPDDLMIKVLEHVLDNTPEAEKGVIFDGFPRTIPQAKALKEMLSRHGSKVHAVVGLEVDDKELVDRLLKRGQMSGRSDDNLDTITRRLNVYHSQTSPLRDYYKEEGKYHAIPGSGEIDSIFSDIKTRLDAIKEDK from the coding sequence ATGTTTAACATCGTCATATTCGGTGCCCCCGGGAGCGGCAAAGGCACCCAAAGCGACAAACTGATCGAAGAATACGGTCTTTATCACATATCAACCGGAGAAGTGCTACGCGACCACATCGCCCGCGGTACCGAACTCGGCAAAATTGCCGACAGCTATATATCCCAGGGACAGCTTATACCTGACGACCTGATGATAAAAGTGCTGGAGCATGTACTTGACAATACTCCTGAAGCCGAAAAAGGAGTGATATTCGATGGATTTCCCCGCACAATCCCGCAGGCAAAAGCACTTAAGGAGATGCTATCCCGACATGGCTCAAAAGTCCATGCCGTAGTAGGGTTGGAAGTCGATGACAAAGAACTCGTCGACCGACTGCTGAAACGCGGACAGATGTCGGGACGCAGCGATGACAATCTCGATACAATAACCCGACGCCTCAACGTATACCACTCCCAGACCTCCCCTCTGCGCGACTACTACAAGGAAGAGGGTAAGTACCATGCGATTCCCGGCTCGGGAGAAATTGACAGCATATTCTCTGACATCAAGACCCGGCTTGACGCCATTAAGGAAGATAAATGA
- a CDS encoding DUF4831 family protein — MKYNRALLISACLLAIGAGNAQTTQKFSATKANDYGLVYSLPVTVLDITIEAEHVVKEPGEFYLYAKKYLNVDNPITKKSESWSVKSVVVNARGVANNSERYLMQFKPGYTPYLIMDENNLPVAINTENVPVAEDPVIPVPVSAKPTPLQTPAANQVITAEMLQSQSVAKRAELAAQRIYELRQSRSDLITGQADQMPPDGKAMQIVIDEIAAQEAALTAMFVGTTQTETDVNTITYTPGDDVSRKVIARISAIGGIVDANDLSGDPITLSLRVTDRGRLPLNEKGQPKEFPKGGIAYCIPGSASLSISFRGDVMWEGSIDAAQYGIVFGLDPKPFNDRKDPSYLILNPVTGAIRELGSVAVVQP; from the coding sequence ATGAAATACAACCGTGCACTACTCATCTCGGCATGCCTGCTTGCGATAGGAGCGGGCAATGCCCAGACCACACAGAAGTTTTCGGCCACAAAAGCCAATGACTACGGGCTTGTATATTCCCTTCCTGTAACAGTGCTTGATATTACAATCGAGGCTGAGCATGTTGTCAAGGAGCCCGGCGAGTTTTACCTGTATGCGAAGAAGTATCTCAATGTGGATAATCCGATTACCAAGAAATCGGAAAGCTGGAGTGTAAAATCAGTTGTAGTAAATGCGCGTGGTGTCGCAAACAACTCTGAGCGCTATCTGATGCAGTTTAAACCAGGCTACACTCCTTATCTGATAATGGACGAGAACAACCTGCCGGTTGCTATCAATACGGAAAATGTGCCGGTGGCGGAAGACCCTGTCATTCCTGTGCCGGTGTCGGCTAAACCGACTCCTTTGCAGACCCCTGCGGCCAACCAGGTAATCACAGCTGAGATGCTGCAGAGCCAGTCGGTGGCAAAGCGTGCCGAGCTTGCCGCACAACGCATATATGAATTGCGTCAGAGCCGATCGGATCTGATAACCGGACAGGCCGACCAGATGCCCCCGGATGGAAAGGCCATGCAAATTGTAATTGATGAGATAGCAGCACAGGAAGCTGCTCTTACGGCGATGTTTGTCGGTACGACTCAGACCGAGACTGATGTCAATACCATCACGTATACTCCCGGTGATGACGTATCGCGCAAGGTCATAGCCCGAATTTCAGCTATCGGCGGCATAGTCGATGCAAACGACCTGTCGGGCGATCCTATAACATTATCATTGCGGGTCACAGACCGCGGACGGCTGCCTCTGAACGAGAAAGGACAGCCTAAGGAATTTCCAAAGGGAGGCATAGCCTATTGTATTCCCGGCAGTGCTTCTCTGAGCATATCGTTTCGTGGCGATGTCATGTGGGAGGGTAGTATCGATGCCGCACAGTATGGTATTGTATTCGGGCTCGATCCCAAGCCATTTAATGACCGTAAGGATCCATCATATCTTATACTGAATCCTGTTACCGGCGCGATTCGTGAGCTTGGCAGTGTAGCTGTTGTCCAGCCTTAG
- a CDS encoding RagB/SusD family nutrient uptake outer membrane protein, which yields MKLKNILPIALIGLSLSACSDDFLENKPQGPLSDANMNDPEAVDLLVHGAYATFGCRYADSNDPHWFPVTNWSYGEVRADNAYKGGGGETDAWEIHDMETAKIQPNNGFLDGKWFNVYCGISRCNSAIRALRKVDESIIPQKNTRIAEICVIRDHWYFELVRLFNRIPYMDIDLPEIEYPYVRNDEFSREQHLDRIAKDLLAAAENLPDNQSEIGRINRRIALAYAAKVKLYQAYEQDSQTNAVININKTLMGEVVELIDKVQGYQLLDDFQKLDLLEYENGPESVFAIQFSKDDGSSGVGRINWSMLLNSMTGPGCPWQGDGFFLPSQDLINAYQTDANGLPVFDYQQKPDYGTVVFDNNGGYTLGNVDGNVDPRLDFVIGRPTIRYKTYEERPCGLWVRNSDTYGYNNTKRFWLSPESKDATQGWPWGASALNWQVIRYADLLLYKAEALIEIGGNGLEEARTLINQVRQRAQNSAYVKDFNDPTKDAANYKIGLYPSAGWNQDYARKALRTEMRLEKAMEGERFFDLVRWGIAKETMNNYFAAEKDNRIYYQNASFDTGEEYFPVPVAQYNFSGGIYIQNPGYPSF from the coding sequence ATGAAACTGAAAAATATATTACCGATTGCACTTATCGGCCTCTCATTAAGTGCTTGTAGCGACGACTTCCTGGAAAACAAGCCACAAGGTCCGTTATCCGATGCAAACATGAATGATCCCGAGGCTGTCGACCTTCTCGTCCACGGAGCATACGCCACATTCGGATGTAGATATGCCGACTCCAATGATCCACACTGGTTTCCCGTTACAAACTGGAGCTACGGCGAGGTACGTGCCGACAATGCCTACAAAGGCGGCGGAGGTGAGACCGATGCATGGGAAATCCACGATATGGAAACCGCAAAAATCCAGCCCAACAACGGATTTCTTGATGGCAAGTGGTTTAACGTATACTGCGGAATATCCCGCTGTAATTCCGCCATCCGTGCACTCCGCAAAGTCGATGAAAGCATAATCCCACAAAAGAACACCCGTATAGCCGAAATATGCGTAATCCGCGACCACTGGTATTTCGAACTTGTACGCCTATTCAACCGCATCCCATATATGGATATCGACCTCCCTGAAATTGAATATCCCTACGTGCGCAACGATGAATTCTCACGCGAGCAACATCTTGACCGCATCGCAAAGGATCTACTCGCCGCAGCCGAGAATCTGCCCGACAATCAAAGCGAAATAGGTCGTATAAACCGCCGCATCGCTCTCGCCTACGCAGCCAAGGTCAAGCTATATCAGGCATATGAACAGGATTCACAGACTAATGCTGTAATAAATATTAACAAAACCCTCATGGGTGAGGTTGTGGAGCTTATCGATAAGGTTCAGGGGTATCAGCTCCTTGATGACTTCCAAAAGCTCGATCTCCTGGAATATGAGAACGGACCGGAATCGGTTTTCGCCATCCAATTCTCAAAAGACGACGGCTCAAGCGGAGTTGGCCGCATAAACTGGTCTATGCTGCTCAACTCCATGACCGGCCCCGGCTGCCCTTGGCAGGGTGACGGCTTCTTCCTCCCCTCGCAAGATCTTATCAACGCCTACCAGACCGATGCCAACGGTCTCCCCGTATTCGACTATCAGCAAAAGCCCGACTATGGTACAGTAGTCTTTGACAATAACGGAGGATACACACTCGGAAACGTCGACGGCAATGTAGACCCTCGTCTCGACTTTGTCATTGGGCGTCCTACCATAAGATATAAGACATACGAAGAACGTCCCTGCGGACTTTGGGTACGCAACAGCGACACCTACGGCTACAACAACACCAAGAGATTCTGGCTCTCGCCTGAGTCAAAAGACGCCACCCAGGGATGGCCTTGGGGAGCATCCGCTCTCAATTGGCAGGTTATCCGATATGCCGACCTGCTGCTCTACAAGGCCGAAGCATTGATTGAAATCGGTGGCAACGGTCTTGAGGAAGCACGCACACTCATCAACCAGGTACGTCAGCGCGCACAGAACAGCGCTTATGTCAAGGACTTCAACGACCCCACTAAAGATGCTGCCAACTACAAAATCGGTCTCTATCCGTCTGCGGGATGGAATCAGGATTACGCCCGCAAGGCTCTCCGCACAGAGATGCGACTCGAAAAAGCCATGGAGGGTGAGCGTTTCTTCGACCTTGTACGCTGGGGTATCGCCAAAGAGACGATGAACAATTACTTTGCCGCAGAGAAAGACAACCGTATTTACTACCAGAATGCTTCATTCGACACCGGTGAAGAATATTTCCCGGTACCGGTAGCTCAGTACAACTTCTCCGGAGGCATATACATACAGAATCCCGGATACCCCTCTTTCTGA
- the hpt gene encoding hypoxanthine phosphoribosyltransferase — METVTYNGLTFQPYITHETIQRRIAEIGKEIGREYAGKCPLILCVLTGAFPFASDLFRSIGIDAEIAFIRLKSYEGTSTTGNVKQVLGLTENIEGRHVIVVEDIVDTGHTICNLLKDLNAKNPASIKVATLLFKPQSEQCGVVPDYVGFEIPTKFIIGFGLDLDGLARNLRDIYVICDKANDANA, encoded by the coding sequence ATGGAAACAGTGACATATAACGGGCTGACATTCCAGCCCTATATTACCCACGAAACGATACAGCGCCGCATCGCAGAAATCGGGAAGGAAATAGGCCGGGAGTATGCCGGGAAATGTCCGCTTATACTCTGTGTGCTCACAGGTGCGTTCCCTTTTGCCTCCGATTTGTTCCGTTCGATAGGCATTGATGCGGAGATTGCGTTCATACGTCTGAAAAGCTACGAGGGCACCTCTACCACCGGCAATGTCAAGCAGGTGCTTGGTCTCACCGAAAATATCGAAGGCCGCCACGTGATTGTCGTGGAAGATATCGTAGATACCGGCCATACAATATGTAATCTTCTGAAAGACCTTAATGCGAAGAACCCCGCATCGATAAAAGTAGCGACCCTTCTGTTCAAGCCTCAGTCGGAACAATGTGGCGTCGTTCCCGACTATGTCGGTTTCGAGATACCTACAAAATTTATCATCGGATTCGGCCTCGACCTTGACGGCCTGGCCCGCAATCTTCGTGACATATATGTCATCTGCGACAAAGCAAATGACGCCAATGCTTAG
- a CDS encoding CinA family protein — translation MNETSYLSPEIEAKAVFDILQQRNITISTAESCTGGNIAHYITLISGSSEVFMGGIVSYSNDVKHRVLGVSESALATYGAVSRPVVEQMAEGACRVCATDCAVATSGIAGPGGAVPGKPVGTVWIAARCHGTTESRLFHFSGNRSDIINQATACALSLLHSLILK, via the coding sequence ATGAACGAGACCTCATACTTATCACCTGAAATAGAAGCAAAAGCTGTATTTGATATTCTTCAGCAACGCAACATCACTATTTCTACAGCAGAAAGCTGTACAGGAGGGAATATAGCCCACTATATCACCCTCATCTCCGGCAGTTCCGAGGTGTTTATGGGTGGCATCGTATCCTACAGCAACGATGTAAAGCACAGAGTGCTCGGAGTCAGTGAGTCTGCCCTCGCAACATATGGCGCAGTAAGCCGGCCTGTAGTCGAGCAGATGGCAGAAGGCGCATGCCGGGTATGCGCCACCGACTGTGCCGTAGCCACCTCCGGAATTGCAGGCCCCGGGGGAGCTGTTCCCGGTAAACCGGTAGGCACCGTGTGGATTGCCGCCCGTTGCCATGGCACTACAGAGTCACGTCTCTTCCATTTCTCCGGCAATCGCTCCGACATCATAAATCAGGCTACAGCCTGTGCCCTTTCATTGCTTCATAGTCTGATTCTCAAATAA
- a CDS encoding porin family protein, whose amino-acid sequence MKRLSTILATVIVALAFALPSSAQISFGPKVGICVNELHFNKDVLNTANRTGFTGGVMIDGHMPLLGFAFDASLMYVRREAGKNFHSDYVAIPVNLKYRFSFPVVNRIVVPFLSTGPEWAYLVHHTKVDGLDDNKSNFSWNFGLGVELFKHLQLAGNYGLGLSKAYETPDGADGKNRFWTVTAAWLF is encoded by the coding sequence ATGAAGAGACTATCAACTATTCTTGCAACTGTCATTGTCGCATTGGCATTTGCCCTGCCGTCATCGGCCCAGATTTCATTTGGCCCGAAAGTCGGTATCTGTGTGAATGAGCTTCATTTCAACAAGGATGTGTTAAACACTGCTAACCGTACCGGATTTACCGGAGGTGTGATGATTGACGGCCATATGCCGCTGCTTGGTTTTGCGTTTGATGCATCGCTGATGTATGTGCGTCGTGAGGCCGGTAAGAATTTCCACAGTGATTATGTTGCTATCCCTGTTAACCTGAAGTATCGTTTCAGCTTTCCTGTTGTGAACCGTATTGTCGTGCCATTCCTCTCTACCGGTCCTGAGTGGGCATATCTTGTGCATCATACCAAAGTTGATGGTCTTGATGACAATAAATCCAATTTCTCGTGGAATTTCGGTCTTGGTGTAGAGTTGTTCAAGCATCTGCAGCTGGCCGGCAATTATGGCCTTGGCCTGTCGAAAGCCTATGAGACTCCTGATGGAGCTGATGGGAAGAATCGTTTCTGGACAGTGACAGCCGCATGGCTTTTCTAA
- the tsaD gene encoding tRNA (adenosine(37)-N6)-threonylcarbamoyltransferase complex transferase subunit TsaD, whose translation MSTIILGIESSCDDTSAAVIKDGLLLSNVIASQKVHEEYGGVVPELASRAHQQNIVPVVDTAIRRAGISPSDISAIAFTRGPGLLGSLLVGTSFAKGMAIGLGCRIVDVNHLHGHVLSHFIRNTVTDRVPEFPYLCLLISGGNSQIILVNSPRDMQVLGQTIDDAAGEAFDKCAKVMGLPYPGGPHIDRLSQEGDPKRFKFAKPHIPELDYSFSGLKTSFLYTLRDNVKADPDFIENNKADLAASLQATIIAILLDKLDKAVKITGVKTVAIGGGVSANSGVRAAVADYCASHNLAAFIPERAFTTDNAAMVAIAGYFKYLDGDFCAMDAAPYARVSV comes from the coding sequence ATGTCCACAATAATACTCGGTATCGAATCATCGTGCGACGATACATCAGCAGCCGTAATAAAAGACGGACTTCTCCTAAGTAATGTAATCGCGAGCCAGAAAGTTCATGAAGAATACGGAGGCGTCGTACCAGAACTTGCATCAAGAGCTCATCAACAGAATATCGTACCTGTAGTCGATACAGCCATACGACGCGCCGGCATATCTCCATCCGACATATCGGCAATAGCGTTTACACGTGGCCCCGGCCTTCTCGGCTCCCTGCTTGTCGGCACATCATTCGCCAAAGGCATGGCTATAGGTCTCGGCTGCAGGATTGTCGATGTCAATCACCTGCACGGCCATGTACTGAGCCACTTCATACGCAATACTGTAACCGACCGTGTGCCCGAATTTCCATACCTCTGTCTGCTGATATCCGGAGGCAACTCCCAGATTATACTCGTCAACAGCCCCAGAGACATGCAAGTACTTGGACAGACTATTGACGACGCGGCCGGAGAGGCGTTCGACAAATGCGCGAAAGTCATGGGCCTCCCATATCCGGGAGGCCCGCACATCGACCGTCTCTCGCAAGAAGGCGACCCGAAACGATTCAAGTTTGCCAAACCTCATATCCCTGAACTCGACTACAGCTTCAGTGGGCTAAAGACATCTTTCCTCTACACACTTCGCGACAATGTAAAAGCCGACCCCGATTTCATTGAAAACAACAAGGCCGACCTTGCCGCATCGTTACAGGCCACCATAATAGCCATACTCCTCGATAAGCTAGACAAAGCAGTCAAGATTACCGGTGTGAAAACCGTGGCAATCGGAGGTGGAGTGTCGGCCAACTCCGGAGTGAGAGCAGCTGTCGCTGACTACTGTGCCAGCCACAATCTTGCGGCCTTCATCCCTGAACGCGCATTCACTACCGACAATGCCGCAATGGTGGCAATAGCCGGATATTTCAAATATCTTGATGGTGACTTCTGTGCCATGGATGCCGCACCATATGCACGAGTTTCCGTATAA
- a CDS encoding bifunctional ADP-dependent NAD(P)H-hydrate dehydratase/NAD(P)H-hydrate epimerase produces MKIFTSAQIRSIENAVIEKEGVTSIELVERAASAITWEIMSRWRPSRPMMVFAGPGNNGADALAVARMLADEGYTVTVLLFNVTDRGLSDACRHYRDELTNVPGVSFTEITNDFNPPVITRDAIVIDGLFGSGLKEPLKGGFKSLVDYINSSNATIVSIDMPSGMFGEWNEATLSRDVVHATLTLAIEFPRLSFFIQDNAEFLGEWKVLDIKLASNESRGEQSPYYLLEKKDVKRILRQRPEFCSKADFGSMLLVAGCYGMIGASQMAALGALRSGIGRLTVHGPRCGFIPMQTSVPEAMFHADQHDIVITDISPKHEYDVVALGPGIGTHDYTVRAVENFINMSTNPLVIDADGLNCIAQRPNLLEHVPPMSVITPHAGEFDRLFGPHTSHESRLKTAVEKSAYYSIIILLKGRYTSVVRPDGKIYFIGSGCQALATPGSGDVLTGIVGSFIAQGYTPDLAAAIGAYIHGMAGTLAAENDGTFGVLATDVARNISKAIRDILN; encoded by the coding sequence ATGAAGATATTTACAAGTGCCCAGATCCGCTCGATTGAAAATGCCGTAATAGAAAAGGAGGGCGTTACGTCAATTGAGCTTGTGGAGCGTGCCGCTTCGGCTATTACATGGGAAATCATGAGCCGTTGGCGTCCATCGCGTCCGATGATGGTGTTTGCCGGTCCGGGTAATAATGGCGCTGATGCTTTAGCGGTGGCCCGTATGCTTGCCGATGAGGGCTATACTGTCACCGTCCTGTTGTTCAATGTCACTGACCGAGGACTTTCCGACGCGTGTCGCCACTATCGCGATGAACTTACGAATGTGCCTGGAGTGTCATTTACAGAAATCACGAATGATTTTAATCCGCCTGTGATAACCCGCGACGCAATAGTGATAGACGGACTCTTTGGATCCGGACTTAAGGAACCGCTTAAAGGAGGATTCAAGTCGCTGGTAGATTATATCAACAGTTCGAATGCAACGATAGTTTCAATCGATATGCCTTCGGGAATGTTTGGCGAATGGAACGAAGCTACTTTGTCGCGCGATGTTGTTCATGCTACTCTTACTCTTGCCATCGAGTTCCCCCGTCTGTCTTTTTTTATTCAGGACAATGCGGAGTTTTTAGGCGAATGGAAGGTGCTTGATATAAAACTTGCGAGCAATGAGTCGCGAGGCGAGCAGAGTCCGTACTATCTGCTTGAGAAAAAAGATGTAAAACGGATACTCCGTCAGCGTCCGGAATTTTGCTCTAAGGCCGATTTCGGCTCAATGCTTCTCGTTGCCGGGTGTTATGGAATGATAGGCGCGTCGCAGATGGCAGCTCTTGGAGCTCTCCGTTCAGGTATTGGACGCCTTACGGTGCATGGTCCCAGATGTGGGTTTATTCCTATGCAGACATCCGTACCTGAGGCGATGTTTCATGCCGACCAGCATGATATCGTAATCACAGACATATCGCCAAAGCATGAATATGATGTCGTGGCGCTTGGTCCGGGCATCGGCACTCATGATTACACCGTGCGGGCAGTAGAGAATTTTATCAATATGTCCACAAATCCATTGGTGATTGATGCCGATGGACTCAACTGTATCGCACAGCGTCCCAATCTGTTGGAGCATGTGCCGCCGATGTCGGTCATTACACCTCATGCCGGAGAATTTGACAGATTGTTCGGGCCGCATACATCTCATGAGTCCCGATTGAAGACTGCCGTAGAGAAGTCGGCATACTATAGTATAATAATATTGCTAAAGGGGCGTTACACAAGTGTAGTGCGTCCCGACGGCAAGATATATTTTATCGGTAGCGGCTGTCAGGCACTTGCCACACCTGGCAGTGGTGATGTGCTTACCGGTATAGTAGGTTCTTTCATTGCCCAGGGGTATACTCCTGATCTTGCTGCAGCCATCGGGGCATATATACATGGAATGGCAGGCACGCTGGCTGCTGAGAATGACGGAACTTTTGGAGTGCTCGCCACAGATGTTGCCCGTAATATCTCAAAGGCCATACGCGATATTTTAAACTGA
- a CDS encoding glycoside hydrolase family 32 protein, which produces MRLIFLLLFTNLVITLFASDSITYKEKYRPQYHFTPAHRWIGDPCGTIRHNGRYMAYSWGAATSDDLIHWNELNDHAIKGLPRDISAFTGSIVVDRGNTAGYGADALIAAFTSFDEHSKKQSQSIAFSLDNGATFQYYDLNPVIDIWSTEFRDPTVIWHSESNRWIMAVAKALEKKIAFYSSTDLKHWEWLSDFGPMGDSEKSWECPDLFQLPTEDGKKKWVLVISVNWAREQYFVGDFDGKRFIPERPEASPLYVDDGFDYYASRVFQNFDNPSADDVYTIGWVNTWDYATAAPSEWGKGIWSIPRKLSLYSTPDGMRMRQQPIGSLATLRKSPIKINRRLRPGVTKLPAISPFGNVYEMKLAIKTDKPDICGVNICSGNGYKVTISYDSQTKYLVVDRTASTDVSIPKFDRISHTRIPDKNGILDLDIFVDKSTVEIFVNNGEKTLTMLTYSPDTSTEANLFSLNGTTEVSLSAWPMKSIW; this is translated from the coding sequence ATGAGATTAATCTTCCTGCTACTATTTACAAATCTTGTTATCACGCTCTTTGCTTCCGACAGCATAACGTATAAAGAGAAGTATCGTCCGCAATACCACTTTACCCCGGCCCACAGATGGATAGGAGACCCGTGTGGAACGATTCGCCACAATGGCCGATACATGGCTTACAGTTGGGGAGCCGCAACATCCGACGACCTGATTCACTGGAACGAACTCAATGACCACGCTATAAAGGGACTTCCCCGCGATATCTCTGCCTTCACAGGAAGCATAGTCGTAGACCGCGGCAATACCGCCGGATATGGTGCCGACGCATTGATTGCAGCATTCACGTCATTCGACGAACACTCAAAAAAGCAATCCCAGAGTATAGCATTCAGCCTCGATAACGGGGCTACATTCCAATACTACGACCTTAATCCGGTAATAGACATCTGGAGCACTGAATTTCGCGACCCTACTGTAATATGGCATTCAGAAAGCAACAGATGGATAATGGCAGTGGCAAAAGCACTTGAAAAGAAGATAGCATTCTATTCATCCACAGATTTGAAGCACTGGGAATGGCTGAGCGATTTCGGTCCTATGGGAGACTCCGAGAAATCATGGGAATGTCCCGACTTATTTCAGTTGCCGACTGAAGACGGCAAGAAGAAATGGGTGCTTGTCATATCCGTAAACTGGGCCCGTGAACAATACTTTGTAGGCGATTTTGATGGAAAAAGATTCATACCCGAACGCCCCGAGGCCTCGCCTCTGTATGTAGATGACGGATTTGACTACTATGCATCACGTGTGTTCCAGAACTTCGACAATCCGTCAGCCGACGATGTATATACTATCGGATGGGTAAATACCTGGGACTACGCCACTGCAGCTCCCTCAGAATGGGGCAAAGGCATATGGTCGATTCCACGCAAACTGTCGTTATACTCCACTCCCGACGGCATGCGTATGCGACAGCAGCCTATCGGTTCTCTTGCCACTCTCCGCAAATCTCCGATAAAAATAAACCGTCGACTTCGCCCGGGTGTGACTAAGCTCCCTGCTATTTCTCCATTTGGCAATGTATATGAAATGAAACTCGCCATAAAGACCGACAAGCCCGACATATGCGGAGTAAATATATGCAGCGGCAACGGATACAAAGTGACAATCAGCTACGACAGCCAGACAAAATACCTTGTTGTCGACCGTACCGCATCGACCGACGTGTCGATACCAAAGTTCGACAGAATATCGCACACACGTATTCCGGATAAAAACGGAATACTCGACCTTGATATATTTGTCGACAAATCAACTGTCGAAATATTCGTCAACAATGGAGAAAAAACATTGACCATGCTCACATACTCGCCAGATACATCGACAGAAGCCAATCTGTTCTCTCTAAACGGCACCACCGAAGTCTCTCTTTCAGCATGGCCTATGAAATCAATCTGGTAA
- a CDS encoding HU family DNA-binding protein has product MNKTELVAKVADITGVGRNDVRAVIDCCFDTITNVLEMDGKVSLAGFGTFSVSEKMPRAGYNPHTGEHIEIPGRRAVRFKCGADMDTRIR; this is encoded by the coding sequence ATGAATAAAACCGAACTTGTAGCCAAGGTGGCCGATATTACCGGCGTAGGGCGTAACGATGTGCGTGCGGTTATTGACTGCTGCTTCGATACGATAACCAACGTTCTTGAGATGGACGGCAAGGTTTCTCTGGCCGGCTTCGGCACATTCTCTGTATCAGAGAAGATGCCTCGTGCCGGATATAATCCTCACACGGGCGAGCATATCGAAATTCCTGGCCGTCGGGCTGTTCGCTTCAAGTGTGGTGCGGATATGGATACACGTATACGCTGA
- a CDS encoding rhomboid family intramembrane serine protease — MLRNGNSFWSAMPPVTKNLIIINVIIWIAMIVLPASTTGKILDIGGLHYWKGNDFHVAQLFTYMFMHDTGSIAHLFFNMFTLFMFGITLERVLGGPRYLFYYITCGVGAAIIQEFTWMLTAENMAIKILSNAYGVGFPEMADAINRVDMGFTVGSVGESLQTFYNHYLVTIGASGAIYGVLLAFGMLFPNRPLYLMFIPIPIKAKWMVIGYGIIELGLGISSATDGIAHFAHLGGMIFGVLLILYWKHQGVIRRNDFY; from the coding sequence ATGTTACGCAACGGCAACTCATTCTGGAGCGCCATGCCTCCGGTAACCAAAAATCTCATCATAATCAATGTAATCATATGGATTGCCATGATTGTGCTTCCCGCTTCCACTACCGGGAAAATACTCGATATCGGAGGGCTCCATTACTGGAAAGGCAACGACTTCCATGTGGCCCAGTTGTTTACATACATGTTTATGCATGATACCGGGAGCATCGCCCACCTGTTTTTCAACATGTTCACCCTGTTCATGTTCGGCATCACTCTCGAACGCGTGCTCGGGGGACCGCGCTATCTGTTCTACTATATCACATGTGGAGTAGGAGCCGCCATTATTCAGGAATTTACCTGGATGCTTACAGCCGAGAATATGGCTATAAAGATTCTGTCCAATGCATATGGAGTCGGATTCCCCGAAATGGCCGACGCAATAAATCGCGTCGATATGGGTTTCACGGTAGGCTCAGTGGGCGAAAGTCTTCAGACATTTTACAATCATTACCTGGTGACGATAGGCGCATCCGGCGCCATCTATGGTGTGCTGCTGGCCTTTGGAATGCTCTTTCCCAATCGTCCGCTATATCTTATGTTTATCCCCATCCCGATAAAGGCCAAATGGATGGTAATCGGCTACGGCATCATCGAATTGGGATTGGGCATCAGTTCAGCTACCGACGGCATCGCCCACTTCGCTCACCTTGGCGGCATGATATTCGGCGTGCTTCTTATTCTTTACTGGAAACATCAAGGTGTAATCCGCAGAAATGATTTCTATTAA